CTGACCCTGGCCGACACCGAGGACATCATGATCCGCGACCATGCCGAACAAAAGAACCTCTTCAGCGGCAACACGACCATCGGCGTGGTCGCGACCAACGCGCGCCTGACCAAGGCCCAGGCCGCGAAACTGGCCTCCATGGCCCAGAACGGCTACGCCCGCAGCCTGCGCCCGGCCCACACCATGTTTGATGGCGACACCATCTTCGCCCTGGCCACGGGCGGCGTGGACGCGGATCTGAACGTGGTCGGCCTGCTGGCCGCGCGGATGATGGAACGGGCCGTGATCGCGGCCATCACCACGGCCACGGGGCTGTGCGGCGTGCGGAGCCGGACGGATTTGGGGTTGGAATAGACGGATTTCGATTGTGAACGGACGAAAAACGGGCCGCGTTCACGCGAACGCGGCCCGCTGTTTTTTTACCACGCGCCCTGTTTCCAGATCTCGTCCAGGGGCTTGCGGGGGGAGGGGCCTTCCCAGTCGACGTAGGGTTTGCCCAGGCTTTCCCTGACGTCGAGGACGCCGACGGTGAAGCCGGCCACGACTTCGAACTCGGCTTTGTCGATGCCGAAGGTTTCGTGGATGGCGTCCTTTTTGATGCCGGCCATGCCGTGGGTGTACAGGCCGAGCTTGCGGGCTTGCAGGGTCAGGGACATCCAGGCCGAGCCGCAGTCGAACACGGCCCAATCATTGGGCTGGCCGTTGTGGGTGAAGGTTTTCTTGGCCACGATGAACCCGATGACCGAGGCGTTCTTGGCCCATTTCTGATTGGCTTCCACCAGGAGATTCAGAAAGGTGTCAAAGGTGGCGTCCGTGGAGGTGATGATCCGCCACGGCTGTTCGTTGTAGGCCGACGGAGCCCATCGGGCCGCATCGAAAACCACGGCCAGGTCCTCGGCCGCGATGGGCGTTTTGACAAAGGAACGCGGCGACCAACGCTTCGGAAAGACATCATCGACGCCGGGATTGGGATCGCGCTGACTGAAATC
The Deltaproteobacteria bacterium genome window above contains:
- a CDS encoding peptidase S58 family protein is translated as LTLADTEDIMIRDHAEQKNLFSGNTTIGVVATNARLTKAQAAKLASMAQNGYARSLRPAHTMFDGDTIFALATGGVDADLNVVGLLAARMMERAVIAAITTATGLCGVRSRTDLGLE
- a CDS encoding nitroreductase; translation: MKYPSVYVPDFSQRDPNPGVDDVFPKRWSPRSFVKTPIAAEDLAVVFDAARWAPSAYNEQPWRIITSTDATFDTFLNLLVEANQKWAKNASVIGFIVAKKTFTHNGQPNDWAVFDCGSAWMSLTLQARKLGLYTHGMAGIKKDAIHETFGIDKAEFEVVAGFTVGVLDVRESLGKPYVDWEGPSPRKPLDEIWKQGAW